In Sander vitreus isolate 19-12246 chromosome 12, sanVit1, whole genome shotgun sequence, the following proteins share a genomic window:
- the LOC144526121 gene encoding LOW QUALITY PROTEIN: ras-related protein Rab-36-like (The sequence of the model RefSeq protein was modified relative to this genomic sequence to represent the inferred CDS: deleted 1 base in 1 codon; substituted 1 base at 1 genomic stop codon): protein MSEATVLHWATMLPKTTSSLGQAIGPTSSRDTGTTLWLTWKRAPHQTMSGLATAASETRKVTEEIFAVIXSEVAMQDNRNRMIPFPPPISRDRVIREFPKWYTPNASLQLKKDWDIQAKAACKDGADRHQPWDRQKMSKVVVVGDLNVGKTCLINRFCKDVFERDYKATIGVDFEIERFEISGVPFSLQIWDTAGQEKFKCIASAYYRGAQVIITVFDMADIKSLEHTRQWLEEAMSENEPDSCFIFLVGTKSDLLPLEERQRTEKDAIQMATEMHAEFWAVSAKTGENVQAFFFRVAALAFEKCVLKDMENGVPASIGRGNSIKSDRVNLDEAAPQDTKRSCC from the exons GCCAGGCCATAGGCCCCACTTCATCACGTGACACAGGCACTACATTATGGTTGACATGGAAACGAGCTCCTCATCAAACA ATGTCCGGGCTTGCAACTGCAGCAAGCGAGACGCGCAAAGTAACCGAGGAGATTTTTGCCGTCATTTAATCTGAG GTCGCCATGCAGGATAACAGGAATAGGATGATTCCGTTCCCTCCACCCATCAGCAGAGACAGAGTCATCAGGGAATTCCCAAAG TGGTACACGCCTAATGCCTCTCTGCAGCTGAAGAAAGACTGGGACATTCAGGCTAAAGCAGCCTGTAAAGATGGAGCCGACAGGCATCAGCC GTGGGACCGacagaaaatgtcaaaagtggTGGTTGTTGGAGACCTTAATGTGGGGAAGACCTGCCTCATTAATAG GTTTTGtaaagatgtatttgaaagagaCTACAAGGCCACCATAGGTGTAGACTTTGAGATTGAGAGGTTTGAGATATCTGGAGTACCTTTCTCCCTTCAGAT ttgggATACTGCTGGCCAGGAAAAATTCAAATGCATCGCTTCTGCATACTACAGAGGTGCTCAGG TCATAATCACGGTCTTTGACATGGCAGACATTAAGTCCCTAGAGCATACACG GCAATGGTTAGAGGAGGCCATGAGCGAAAATGAGCCTGACTCCTGTTTTATCTTCTTGGTTGGCACTAAGAGTGACCTGCTG CCCTTAGAAGAAAGACAGAGGACAGAAAAGGATGCCATCCAGATGGCAACAGAAATGCATGCAGAGTTTTGGGCTGTTTCAGCTAAAACGG GGGAGAACGTGCAGGCGTTTTTTTTCAGAGTGGCAGCTTTGGCCTTCGAGAAGTGCGTACTGAAGGACATGGAGAATGGGGTCCCCGCTAGTATCGGACGTGGAAATAGTATCA AATCAGATCGTGTCAACCTGGATGAGGCAGCGCCCCAAGACACGAAGagaagctgctgctga